Proteins from a genomic interval of Oncorhynchus masou masou isolate Uvic2021 unplaced genomic scaffold, UVic_Omas_1.1 unplaced_scaffold_1547, whole genome shotgun sequence:
- the LOC135539202 gene encoding E3 ubiquitin-protein ligase TRIM39-like: protein MSALKSCLVCLVSYCETHLEPHQRVAALTRHKLIDPVDNLEDRVCQRHSRPLEMFCRRDLTCVCQICTETDHKTHKTVTIEEECGERKAQLEKTKGKLQQMIQERKQQIQEIKHSGEFSKRDAEKGIADSVEVFTALVRCIEECQAELIEVIEKKQKAAERQAEEFIKVLEQEITELQRKTTELQQLSHTEDHLHLLQSSLCSLPPTKNWSEISVNKNLCVAPVMRAVSELGKTLKKEMEKLPEIKLKRIRQCAVGVTFDLDTAHLWLIVSGDGKQVRYGDGAQNLPDNPGRFNAGICVLGKEGFSSGRFYYEVQVKEKTEWTLGVAKESINRKGSFTFYPGNGLWTVGLWDGETYEAHNKKVAVLSLKDKPQKVGVFVDYEKGAVSFYNVEASSHIYSFTGCTFTEKIYPFYYTHVKNEAPLIICPVSHSD, encoded by the coding sequence ATGTCTGCCCTGAAgtcctgtctggtgtgtctggtctcttaCTGCGAGACTCACCTGGAGCCTCATCAGAGAGTGGCGGCCTTGACGAGACACAAGCTGATCGACCCTGTGGACAACCTGGAAGACAGGGTGTGTCAGAGACACAGCAGACCCCTGGAGATGTTCTGCAGGAGAGACCTGACGTGTGTGTGTCAAATCTGCACTGAGACAGACCACAAGACTCACAAGACTGTCACTATAGAGGAagagtgtggagagaggaagGCTCAGTTGGAGAAGACGAAGGGGAAATTGCAGCAGATGATCCAGGAACGAAAGCAGCAGATTCAGGAGATAAAACACTCAGGCGAATTCAGCAAGAGAGATGCCGAGAAAGGCATAGCAGATAGTGTGGAGGTCTTCACTGCTCTGGTGCGGTGCATTGAGGAATGCCAGGCTGAGCTCATTGAGGTGATTGAGAAGAAGCAGAAAGCAGCAGAGAGGCAGGCTGAAGAGTTTATCAAAGTGTTGGAGCAGGAAATCACCGAGCTACAGAGAAAAACCACTGAActgcagcagctgtcacacaCTGaggaccacctccacctccttcaGAGTTCCCTCTGCAGCCTTCCACCTACCAAGAACTGGTCTGAGATCAGTGTAAACAAGAACCTGTGTGTGGCTCCTGTGATGAGAGCTGTGTCTGAGCTAGGGAAGACGCtcaagaaagagatggagaagttGCCTGAAATCAAGTTGAAGAGAATCAGACAGTGTGCAGTTGGTGTGACTTTTGATCTTGATACAGCACATCTCTGGCTTATCGTGTCTGGTGATGGGAAACAAGTGAGATATGGAGACGGAGCACAGAACCTCCCTGACAACCCCGGAAGGTTTAACGCTGGCATCTGTGTCCTGGGAAAAGAGGGCTTCTCCTCGGGGAGATTCTACTATGAGGTGCAGGTCAAAGAAAAGACTGAATGGACTTTAGGAGTGGCAAAAGAATCCATCAACAGGAAGGGGTCTTTTACATTCTACCCGGGGAATGGATTGTGGACTGTGGGGCTTTGGGATGGGGAGACGTACGAGGCCCACAATAAGAAAGTTGCCGTTCTGTCCCTGAAAGACAAGCCCCAGAAGGTAGGGGTGTTCGTGGATTATGAGAAGGGAGCGGTCTCCTTTTACAATGTGGAAGCCTCGTCACATATCTACTCTTTTACGGGCTGCACCTTCACTGAGAAAATCTATCCCTTTTATTACACACATGTAAAAAACGAGGCCCCATTGATCATCTgccctgtaagtcactctgactgA